The DNA segment TACAGCTCTGATGATTTTCAATCAGTTGGTGAAATCTTGAAGGTACAGGAAGAAAGATATTTAGTAACCaggaggaaagatggaaggaTCAAATATACATCAATAACTGAGACTTTGTCACCCAGAGAGAGAAGTGGCTGCTACTTTGTAAAGCAGAGAGGAGTGTAGCCACTTTAATCTTAGGATTAAAAACTGGGGATTAGGGTTTATAGATGCTTTTGTGATAGGGATCGGATCAAGCACAGAAGGGTGAAAGAGGATGCTTTATAAGCAGGATGCAATTATTCAGTCAACAAAGTTGTGTTGTAACTGACCCTGGGGACAGAGCTAGGGATAAGGCCAATGGGTGCTATGACAAAAAAATAGGCAGGTAACAGGATTCAGAGTGGGAGGCTGAATTTGTTGGGAGAAGATCTGAGAAAGCATATATGAGGAGGTGACAATTGAACAAACACCTAAATGAAGTATGTGGATATTTTTCCTTCCCCCTAAAGCTCTCTACaacagaggttggcaaacttttctttttttctttttctttttgtctttttagggctgcaccctcgacatacagaaattcctgggccaggggtcaaatcagagctgtagccaccagcctatgccacagccacagcaaggatctgagctgcatctatgacctacaccacagctcatggccacactggatcttttaactcactgaaccaggccagggatagagcctgtgtcctcatggaggctagttgggttcattaccactgagccacgatgggaaatccttgGCAAAATTTTCCATAAAGGACCAGATAGTTTGCTGATACCTGCTTTACTAGAAAATACcagtaatggggagttcccatcgtggctcagcaggaataaATTTGGCTAATaatcataaggatgcaggttggatccccagcctccctcagtgggttaaggatccggcattgctgtgagctgtggtgtaggttgcagatgcagctcagatctggtgttgctgtggctgtggtgtgggctggtggctacagccccaattcgatccctggcctggaaatcttcatatgttgtggatgtgtccctaaaaagacaaaaacaaccaGTATGatttattgtattaatttcattgTAAGTAGTAGATTCTATTAAATAAGAATCCtaacaataatgaaaagaatactCTTTGCCAAGCCCtcgatgtttatttatttacttgtttactgATTGTTTCCTCCAGAAACCTGGGAGCTCCTGTCTACTGTTATGTggctaaatatttgttgaatgaatgaagaggcCAATGAGGTAAGTACTGTTGctacccccatttcacagataaggaaactgaggctcaaagaggtgaaGTGGCttatccaaggccacacagtCAGCAAATGGCAGacctgggacttgaacccaggtctctgtGGCTCCTTAGGCAAGTAGCAATAGAATGATTTGTAGCCAGAAACACAGGGTATCCTGACTCAGTGGTAGTGAGAGTGTGGTGGGTGGGGGACGTAATAGACAAATGCCAACACTTTGGACAGAgggttattattcccattttacaggtggggaaactgaggctcagacagggtTAAGAACCTTGGCCAAGATCTGTAGCTCCTTGAGGGGAGGAGGCACCTGGGGGAGAGAGCATGCAGGAAAGGGCTGCTCAGGACACTATCAGTTCCCCCAACAACTCACCTCCCCATGCCTGGGACtgctcctcttcttcctgctctTGCTCAGCCTCCTCCAGGAAATCTCCCAGCAGCTTTTCTGCCTCCTGGGCCTCAGCCCCTGATGGGGCTGCCCAGCTCAGAAAGGTGCAGACACTGCCtaggtccgagtgggctgggggGTCCTGGAAATCCTGAGGGTGGTCCCGCAGCCAGGAGCCCAGCACTGACACCACAGCCCTGGCCAGAGGGGCAGGGCCTCAGAGCCCAGCCAGGACCTCAGGAGCCACTACACTTCAGATCCGACCTTTGACCTCTAGGACCCCCTAACCCCCGCTTGATGGGAAACAAACCTCAAGTTCTTGTTCAAGCTCAGATCTCTTCCCTCTGTCTTCTTGAGCTCTACCCTGGAAAAAGCCCCCCTCCTCAATCAGGTGAAGAAAAGGGGGACTGGAGGGGACTTAGGGTAAGGTTCTGGGGCTGGAGGTGGTTCCTGGTTCCAAACggggtggagggagtggagggagtaTCTAGGTGAGGGTCTGGGGTGGGAACATGAGGGTCTCCCTGGTACTAACCCTGGTGGCAGGGGCGGTGGCGGTGGTGGCAGGAGAAGGCCCAGAACTCGGGCAGTGGGCACAAAAGCCCGGTGGGTGGCCAGGAAGGCAGGCACAAACCCCGGGTCCTGCTCTCGATCCCCAGACACCAACTCCCGCACCAGCCGCTCCAGCCGTGCTGCCCTCAGTGCCCGCACCTTGCTGGTGCGGTAATGGAGGAAGGTATCAGCAGCGGGGCTGGAGGCCTGTGGAGCGGGGACGCAGGCAATGAAATACAGAGGAGTGGCCCCAGGCACTCCTTTCCAATCAAGTCCATGGAAGCACCACTCTTGCATCTGATCCTGTCCTCTCTCCTGAATTCTGCCACTTGGATTCATTATTCTGCTCCATGCACAactaccccacccccacatccgCCCTGGACACCCTCAGGCTCCACCCCATTCACAAGCTCccaccaccacctgtcccctGGCTGCTCTCAGCCCTCCTCTGCCACACTTCACTGGCCCgttctccatccatccctcctccccacctggcCCTCACCTGGCCACTTCTAAAGACCACTCCTCCCTCTCCAACTCTGCCCCACTAAACCTGGCTTACCTAGGCCCTGCCATCCAGTTCTGTCCCCAAGTCCTGCGGGGCATTGCGACCTCACCTGGTCCCACCTCACTCATCTACCCCACTCACCTGACCACCTCCAGGCCCCACTCTATCCAGACCTGGTCACCTCTAATGCCCACCCCTCCTTCCGGCCACGGCTCTGCCCTTCGACTCCGCCCCGCCCTCACCTGGTAGCCTGCCACCCGCGCCTCACCCTCCAACCCCTTCCTCACCTGGGtgccccctggccctgcccccagaCTCAAACGCTGACTTTGCTGCCGCCGCAGAGAGACACTGTATACCGCGCCGTCCTCTGTCTCCTCACCCCAGTCCTGCAGCGGTGCCTGGATGCGAAGTTGGGCTCAAGATGAAGCAGGAAGATGGTCCCGTGCGCCGCAGCGCCCCACCTCCCCGGTAAACTCAAGCCTGGACCTGCCAGTTTCATCCACCCACTTCCAGGCCAGAGTCGGTGAGAGTCCAGGCAGGGGTCCAGGCTAGGGAAGTCCCCTCGGTGCCATGGGTACCCTCCTCCCTGGTCCTTGGAAAGGGTGGCTTTTGGGAATGTCCCAGGGTCCAGTCTTACAGAGTCTGTCTCTGGTCCCTCCTATGCTCAGAGAACTAATTCCTCTTCCCCCACCATCCCTAGGAGGAACCAGCCACTTCACTGGGTCAGGGGCCCAGAGGAACGAGGTATGGAGTCCAGAGAAGATCCGAAGGGTCTGATTTGAGGGGAGAAAGGGTCCAGGGGGCAGGAACCTGGAGTTTCTGGACCTGGTAGCCGCCAGGGATGTGAGACCCCGGATCCCCAGCTCCCCTTACCAGGGCGAGCTCCTTGCCCGCTGTCCGCTCCATGATCCGCAACCGTCCCGCTCCGCCGGCGCGGCTGAGTGAGGCGGAAGGGCCTGCGGGTCGCGGGCAGTGGCTGGGCGTTGGGCCGGCTGGGCGGGGCGGCCGGGCCGCGCGGGGGCGGAGCGGGGTGGGCCCAGGGCTCTCGGATATCCCTGTGggaccccagctcccagcccaggcccctggAGAAGCCTGGGCTCTCCCGATAGGTGTGTATTCTGCACCAGGAGAAAGGACCCTCTCTCTCTCCTAGGGGCAGGCTCTTTTTTTGTGTCCTTAGGTGTGTGGGGGAGTGTGTATAGCTAAGTGGGGGACAGACTTGAGACCTTAGATGGGGAGGGCTGGTCTGCTCCAGGTATGGAGGCATCTCCCGTTTTCCTGGAGGGACAGGGTGAGCTCAATGGTGTCCCTAGCTGATGGAAGTCATCACTCCCCAGGTCAGACGGAGATGAATCTGTGGTCCTGGGTTTGAGGGGTAGCTGTCTTTGGGGCAGTGCAGGATCAAGAAGAGGGGAATACACAGGGGGCTTGTTGGTGACCTTTATTGCGCGATTCTGAGGCTGGTGCGGACCAGCCTGAGATTTACTGTGGGAACATCCGGCGGCCCAGCCCCCTTCTCCACTCCTCGCGTCACCCGCCCAGTCGGCTCCCTTGTGCGGGCTGCGATCAGCCCTTGAAGGGGCCCCCCTTTGGGCCCGCAGCTGGGCCCAGagggattggggtgggggtgctccGCAGGGGCCCGGAAGCGCCAGGTAGGCGCGAGGGCGCGTCTAGGACTTCCGAGAGCGACCGCGCCTCTTGCTGCGGGATTCGATTAATTTCTGGGAACGCATCTTGAGCACTGCACGGGTCACCACCTCGTTGTCTTCCTCCTCACTCTCCTCTTCGTCTGCGAAGGGCGATGAGGGGATCAAGGTTCCCCTTCGTGACTCAGctttcccttcccacccccaccttggccCTAGGTCCGGTCCCTGACTACCTCCCAAAGCTCTGCTAGGCCCCCCAGTCCCACCCCCTTTTCCTGCCCAGACAGACCGAAGAACTTGTCCTTGTGACCAGCAAGAGGAAGGGCGATGCGGGTGTTGTAGGAAGGCAGCTTTCCCTCTAGGGTGGAGAAGAACTGGGGGAGGTGGGAGCGGGAGAGAAGAGTGTGAATGCTCAGGGCTGCAGGGAAGtgcatctcccccaccccccaagataCACCCCAATCCCATTCAGCACCTCTGCCCACTCCTGTAAAGTTTTCCTTGGGCACAGCCGCATCATTTGTTCCCAGTGCTCACCCTGATGCCCAGCAACACCCCACCTTCAGGCCCGCCCCTAGTCTCTAGGTCCTACCCCTTGGCCTGACCCCTGTACCCCACAAGCCCAGACTTCTGGGCTGCCAGGGCCCTCAGGAAACTCTCCTGGCTCAATCTGGGCTCCTTAAACCTCACCCGTTGTCCCTGAAGCCCATTCCCGGCCCACTggcctcctccctggtctccaAAGGGTGGTCCTGACTCCCTGGTTTTCCGCCCCAGCCCCTGCATCCTCAGCCCCACCCTCTGGCTGAATGAGCACCTCGCGGTCGGCGATGTGGCGCAGCATCTCTGGCACATTGTGGTTCTGGAGTTTTGCCTGCAGCTTCAACAATTTTTCCTCCACGAGGCCCAGTAGGTTGGGCAAATAGTCACTTGCCTTGGGATCCAGCTCCTTTCCTGCGAAGCCGCTGGCCTCCTGCGGCGGGGGCGGAGCTCGGTCAGCCAGGAGGGGCGGGGCCTCCAGGAAAGGTCCCACCCAGGCAGGGGGCTTTTCCTCTTAGGGATAAGGCCTTTGAAGTGAGGGGTGACTAACAAGAGCGGTGCTACCCTCTATGAACAAAGGCTACGCTTGTTAGGCAAGGCCTCTGAACTCCAGAGACCCAAGCCAGGGGGTAATGGGAGGGGGACGAGTCTTTTAGTGGGAGGAAGGCCATTGTCAGGCTGACCTTCTGAAGAAATGGGACTCTGCAGTGGGCAGGGTGGGACTTCTCTTGTCTGTGGCTGCTCCAGGATTGGAGGGGGGTTCTCTTAAGTTTTCGGTGGGTGTGGGGGGCAAGGTAGGACTTTCCCGTGGAGGCGGGACTTGAAATGGGATAAGGTCTCTGAAGTCCTGGGCCTCTTGAGGAGTAAGGGGGTGTCCTCTTGGACGCTGGCTGGGGACTCTGAGGAGCAGGTTGGAGTTTCCCCTGTGTTCGGGCCTCTCATGTACTGGACAGGGCATGGGATGGGTTCTCTTGAGTGGACTTCGGGGCGGGAATCCACCTGCGTGGTGGTGGAGCTGCCTCTCACGTCCTGCGGGGCTCTGGGCGGAGCTTCCTCAGGGGCGGAGTCTGCTACTGTGATGTGGTCTAGCTTGCTTGCCAGGTGTTCCAGGGCCTCCTCGGTCATATGCATTGCCCGCATGGTACGCTCCAGCCTATCCTGCGCATCAGCACGCCGCTGCTCCTCCGCCTTGATGCGCTCCTGCAACTCGACTTGCAGCTTCTGTTCGCTGCAGGAAGAAGGCAGTCTGAGATGGGAGCAGTACTGAACTTCCCCAACAAGGCACCACTCTCTCCCTGAGGCACCGGGGCCTCACCTCACCAGCATGGCCTCTCCTGAGTACTTGAGGTCTTCCAGCTCCTTCTGCAGCCTCTGCTTCTCTTGCTTCAGCCTCAGCAGCATCTGCTCGTTCTCGATCTTGAGTGTCTCCAACTGCGTGAAGGtttctccctgtgccaggaaCCGCCGCACCACCGCCTGCCGGCCGCCCAGCCCAAATCAGAGCCAGGGCCTATGCAGGCATGGGTGCacccctcttcctttcccccGGACACACAGGACAGGTGGCCTGAGCTGGTGGCTTCTGCCCACTGGTGTTCAGGCGCTCTGTGAGTCGGACTGGTGGCCAGTCTGTGAGTCGGACTGGTGTGAGTCGTCCAGGGTGTGCGACCCCGGACGAATGATTTTTTACGGCCCCTTCCTTGTctagataaggaaattgaatcaGCCAAAATCACATTGTGGGGCAGCGACAGCAGTGAAGCACAGCTACTTTCCAAAGTCTATAGTGCCAGCAACATTCTGGCAGTGACTCTTGCCCCCTCCAGGAAGGGGTTGTGAGAGAGATCTGCCCACTAGGCCAACTTCTGGAAAGGTGCTCAACTACAGTGCTCCAGATGACCCCATAGGTCCAAGTTCTGGAACCCCTTGGGAGTCAGCCCATGGGAGGAGTAATAGATTCGAGGGTGCCCAAAGTGGAGAAACCCAACAGAGGTCCAGGGGAATCACAGTGTTTTCCAGCCAGGGACCTATGGTCTTAGAAAATTTCAAGGAAtccatggcctttctcagtgggttaaggatccagtgtagctgtgagctgtggtgtagacgtgtctcagatcctgtgttgctgtggctgtggtaaggattggcagctatagctccgattcaactcctggcctgggaatttccatatgctgcgagtgtagccctaaaaagcaaaagcaaaagcaaaaacaaaaaagaaaaaaagaaagaaaaaagagaaaattttgaggaagaaaattcCAAGCAGGGGGCCCCAGACCAGGGACCTAGCTGATCTGGGACTGAGGCTGGCACTGTGCAGTCGTCTGTGCCCCAGACCCTGTTATAGGTGCTGGGGACCCAGGAGAAGACAGACAACACTCCCAGTTCTCCTAGAGCTGACATGCCACAGAAGTCAGCTGGCGTAAGCAGGAACAGGAGGAGAGAGGATGATGGCAAGTGTAGATAACTCCACACGCGTGGCTTTTGCTGTGAGAAGCAGCAGAGAAACCGGGCAGTAGCTGGAGCAGGAAGGGGTGTTTTTTTAAGAAGAGAGCAGGTTTGTGTGCTGAGAAATTGCCCCTGCAGAAAGGGTTGGCTTTCCAGGCTCAGGTCGGCTTGGGAGAGGCCGCAGGCAGCACTCACGTGTGTTTCTGCCACGCCGGTGGCGTCCTTGACCTTGCCAAAGAGCACCTCCATCTGGTACATGCTCCAGCGCCGCCGCAGCTCCTCCTCCTTGGAGCGCTGGCTGTCCTGGAGCGTGTCGTCGGACTGCAGCAGCACGTCCTCGCGCTGGGTCTGCTCGGGAGTTGAGGTCAGGGCCCAGGTCAGCTTACGGACAAAGGCACCGGACAGAAGCCGCGGCGGGGGTAGGCGGGAAGGGGGGTATTCAGTCGGGGGTGAGGAAGGGGGTGGGACCCAGGCTTGGGGCCAAGCAAGGGCATCAAAGCAGGGGTCAGATGCCTGACAGTCTAGGTCAGGGCTAGGAGACTCAGAGGCAGGGCAGAGGGACGGGGTCAAGGGAGCAGGGAGTGGGGCCTGTAAATAAGGGGCAGGCTAGAGGCAGGATCAAATTTCGGACTCTGGCCAATTGCGGTAGGGATGGATGAGGACCAACCCGAAAGTACGTGGAGGACTGAAGGGCGGGGTCATGGATGTGGGAGGAGCCCTGACTTCTGGTGGAGATGGGGGCGGAGTCAGAAGAAGGGTCAGAACTGGGGAAGGGCCTAGGGCCAACGTAGGGGCGTGGCCGGGACCCCGCAGGGCCGGGTCAAAGTAAGGGCTGGCTAGGGTTGCAGCCCTGCATCCTTGGTGCGCCCACCTTTCGCTCCATGCGTTCATTCTGGAGTTTTCTCTCTTCCGCGCGCTTCTTGCACTCGGTCAGGTATCGGTCCCGCTTCTTGCGCTCTCTTAATACTGTCTCTTCTAGATCCTGCAGCTGGTTCTGGAGGGCAGGCAGGGGAACAGCAGGACCAGCTGGCACCTACCATGGCTCTGGGCGGGAGCTGCGGGCCTAACTCGAGACAGCTGGGTCAGGCTATGggagtctgggagagagatgggaTGAGTTCGGGGACAGCTGGAGTTCAGATACTAGGGCCAGATGACCGTGGCAGCGGAGGGCAGGACCCCCAGGGGCCCACAGGCTGGCACCTTGGCTATGTCCCTGGCATTGAGTGCCTCCTGATTCACCACGTTCAGTTCCTCCAGCTCATGTTTCGTTCTCACCACCTCAGCTTCCATGAAGTCCAGCCGGTTCTCCAAGTGAAGGCTCTCCTCCTGGGATGCAGGGAACAAGGGAGGCCCATGACCACTATCCCTAACCAGGCTGGCCCTCCCACTTGCCGCCCCCAACCCCAATCTTTCCTGTTCCCTACCTGTAGATAGGCCTTGAGCTGCAGGTACACATTGGTGATGTGTTCTGCCTCTTCGGCCTTCATCCGGGCCTTCTCCAGGCGGTTCTCCAGGTTCCGCATGGTCTAGAGGGAAGCAAGGCTGGGCTGGGTCCCCTCCCACCTCAATCCCTCCCCCAGGGGATCAAGCTCTCTGCAGACCTCACAGGTCCTACCTTGGCCACCTCCGTGTTCCTATCTTGTGCCTCTGCCATCTCCAGCTCACGCAGACTgtgctgcagctggagctcctcCAGCCACTTCTGCCGCAAGCCCAGCTGGTGTCGAAGAGCATTCAGCTGCTTCACCTTCTCACTCAGCTGGTGGTCCAGGTGCTCCAGGGCctgctggagggaggggagcaaGAGCAGGGTGAACCCCCCACCTagtccttcctcccttccttctcctatATCTAGGTTTTTATCTTCCCTGTCTCTTAGTAGCACCTGACCTGACTGATCCTCCTTCTCTGGCAGATTCTCTCTTTTGGTGGCTTCCAGGACACACACCACCCAGTTTTCCACCCACCTCCTTGGCTGCCTCTTCTCCACCTCCTTTGCCTTTGAAGAGACAGCCCCAAGCTCTTCTCTCCTCTGTCCACACCCACCTCCTTGGAGATCCTATCCAGTCTCAGGGTTTCAAAAGTCACCTATACACTGAAGACAGCCAAATTTAGcctccccagagttcccattgtggctcagcgggttaagaacctgactagtatccatgaggatgcaggttcaatccctggacttactcagtgggttaaggatccggtgttgcagcaacctgtggtgtgggtcacagatgtggctcagatccagctttgctgtggctgtggtgcaggctggcagctaaagctctgattcaacccctagcctgggaacttccatatgtcgcaggtgtggccataaaaagaaaagaaacccccTCACACAAATTTAGCCTCCCCCCAAACTGCAGGCTGATATATCTGTATCTACACTGCCTTCCAGATGCTCCACAAGCAGCTCAAAACCATTATGTCCAAAATTGAGTATGTCCTTGATCTTTCCCCAGAGCTGTCCTTCTTGAATCTTTCAGGTGCTCAACTCCAAAACCTTGATGTCATCTtcatctcttttcctctcccaCCTACACCCCATTTGTTAGCAattctctgggttttcttttcttttttctttttttttgtctttttgctatttctagggccgctcctgcggcatatggaggttcccaggctaggggtcgaatcggagctgtagccaccggcctacaccagagccacagcaacgcgggatccgagccgcgtctgcaacctataccacagctcacggcaacaccggatcgttaacccactgagcaagggcagggaccgaacccgcaacctcatggttcctagtcagattcattaaccactgcgccacgacgggaactccccgggttttctttttttttctgctttttagggtcatacccgcagtatatggaagttcctgggttagggattgaattggagctgcagctgccaacctacaccacagccacagcaatgtcagatccaagccgtgactgcggcctacaccatagctcatggcaatgctggatccccaacccactgagcaaggccagagattgaacctgcatcctcatggataccaattggattttgtttctgctgagccacgataggaactcccagcaattCTATGTTCTATTTCAAAGGTTACCCCAGAGAGAtctctttcttcctatttctACCAATTTTGTCCTAGTGTAGCCAACATCATCTTTTATTCAGATGACCTCCTCACAGTCCATTTCCTACTTCTCTGCTTCTTAGTATAAAACCTGCACTCTCCAGCATGGCCAGTGAGGCCTGCTTCAGGGTTTTGCCCCTGCTGACCTCCCTGACCTCACCTCCTACTGAGCACCCTTCACTCACTCCCATTCCACCACTCTGAGCTCCTTTGCATCTCCAACACTCTACCTTTGTTCCTGCCCCAGGGACTTTGCACTTACTGTTCCACCTGCCTGGAATGCTCCCGCTCCCCAGATGATCACCTGCTGTTCCATTCTTAGCTCAAATACCACCTTAGAGAAAGCAAAGATGCCCCCCACCCGACATTTTAAAGGGCAAACCCTGTCCCCATCCATCTCTAGTAagtcactgttttattttattcatttataacaaaaaattactttgtttctgcatttttcttggttttatttggggggagtctatttttttccactaaaataAAGGTTTTTGGGAGCGGCAATAAGGTCCGTTTTCTCCACTGCATGGTCATCATGCCAGGCTCATGGTCAGTGCATGATaaagactgaatgaataaatgaatagtgGCTGGTGTGGAGAAGGGATTGGAGAGGGTGAGATGGGAGGCAGAGAGGTGAGTGGGGTGGGGATCCAGGCTTGAAATGAAGGGAGATGGTCAGTGGAATGGGAGTGGGGCAAACCTGGCCTGTCCTGTTCTTCAGGTACGGCTTCTCTGATTTCCATTCCCGAATCACTGCCTCGACTACTTTCTCATCTCCCTGCAGAGAGAGGAACCCAGTCACACTACTGATTCAGACCACTGCTACTATTCAGCTCCCAAGGATGCTGGCCCCTGCCTCCTGGAGCTTCTTCACCCTCACCTGGAGCAGGTCTGCCAGCTGTAGTTGTAGCACCCTGGTCTCCTCTCGGAGCTGGTTGATGGTCTCCTGATTCTTCCTGATGTTCCACTGGGTGCTCTCATAAAAGGCCTTCCGGTCACCCTCTGGGGTCAGGTGAGGTGGGCAGGCACAAGTAGAGCATCATAGAGGGGAGGGACAATTTTCGTAATTGTCAACATTATAACAATATTTTACTTTGGGCATACGTTATGTATTGGATGCTGGACTAATAATTTCCTATTCATCAAATACCCTGTACCAAtaggtatatatctatatatatgtgtgtgtaggtaCCATACCCATTTTAGAGGTTAGAAGACTCAGGTATATTAGGTTGTTCAAGGTCATAAGCAGTTTGACTCCCCAGCCCATACCTTCAACCACCATGTAAAATTACcttctaataataaaataataatggtttGCACTAGGATTTCCCAGCCTTGGCTGACATTTGGGATAATTATTTGCTGTGGtgagctgtcctgtgcattgtcagatgttgagcagcatccttggcctctacccactagatgtcagtaaaacatcccctccccccaacaatgTGACaaaccaaaatgtctccagacattgccaaatgtcccctgggaaCCAAAACAGCCCTTTTccattgagaaccactggtttacaATAAATAGCATTACTATGTGTCAAGCACCATTGTAAGTCCTTTACTCATTTCAACTATTGGCTTGTACGGTTACCATCTCCTTTTTATGAATGGACAACCTGGGAGCAATTAGATTACTCTTAGTTCCTGAAGGTCAAACAATTAGTATATGTAGAACCAGGATCTGAACCCAGAAAATCTGGCCCTGGAATCTGTTTTTCACCACCCCATGCATGATAGAAGAGTTGAAATCACATAAAAGTATGAAATGCAGTCCAGTCAGTTCTG comes from the Phacochoerus africanus isolate WHEZ1 chromosome 4, ROS_Pafr_v1, whole genome shotgun sequence genome and includes:
- the ODAD3 gene encoding outer dynein arm-docking complex subunit 3, which translates into the protein MTSPLCWAASANAMPSQDQVSASSKGRGNQAQAKEHPRGKGSVQAWQSLHSKAGPFHASEGKSTVHTQVAELQRKIQLLEGDRKAFYESTQWNIRKNQETINQLREETRVLQLQLADLLQGDEKVVEAVIREWKSEKPYLKNRTGQQALEHLDHQLSEKVKQLNALRHQLGLRQKWLEELQLQHSLRELEMAEAQDRNTEVAKTMRNLENRLEKARMKAEEAEHITNVYLQLKAYLQEESLHLENRLDFMEAEVVRTKHELEELNVVNQEALNARDIAKNQLQDLEETVLRERKKRDRYLTECKKRAEERKLQNERMERKTQREDVLLQSDDTLQDSQRSKEEELRRRWSMYQMEVLFGKVKDATGVAETHAVVRRFLAQGETFTQLETLKIENEQMLLRLKQEKQRLQKELEDLKYSGEAMLVSEQKLQVELQERIKAEEQRRADAQDRLERTMRAMHMTEEALEHLASKLDHITVADSAPEEAPPRAPQDVRGSSTTTQEASGFAGKELDPKASDYLPNLLGLVEEKLLKLQAKLQNHNVPEMLRHIADREFFSTLEGKLPSYNTRIALPLAGHKDKFFDEEESEEEDNEVVTRAVLKMRSQKLIESRSKRRGRSRKS